Proteins co-encoded in one Streptococcus parauberis NCFD 2020 genomic window:
- a CDS encoding cation:proton antiporter: MSIPILVITFLLSLILSNVINRIFPQIPLPAIQLFFGILFGIFNKGHHLIIDPEIFLAFVIAPLNFREGQESDVKSFIRSRGLVLYLILPAVMISTIVMGYGIKTLLPVELPLALCFAMGAALAPTDAVAFLSLAKRFKFPNRIKNTLTSEGLLNDASALVAFQFALTALVTGYFSLADAGLNLLFSILGGIVIGLIFALLNRIFLSVLEKFDAADVTGALLLELTLPFVVYFIAHMLHVSGIIAVVVAGVMQANRIKKVTLFDAQVDRVTNIIWETINFILNGLVFIIFGVELTQFTGPLLASPSYSNVYLLFIVVILTAFLFLIRYLTIIIYFFFRSRKYHKAFKKYLPTVNLLTFSGVKGSVSLAIILLIPQIDTYKNSLTLFTVGAITLLSFLIGLLVLPHLAPVARSTENYLTKIDILTSVVKKLETEGQKAQANQAGLYYVLDAYNRRIENLILEQEPNNVKEELAELQLLMLAIENEGLEHAFRHKDITIFEYRIYQTYLKSMERQVNRSFISSFNYSFTILLRVIRHVIHEMWSVGSDLKSSLTSLQKARIRLSEENRDHLTDLYLANIELILESLEDLEGFYNSSLVNFLQNQRIQNAELMKSGLFVERVIANFIPDSSGERIHGYYLERQTIHEFEVAGHITAREAQQLRDEVNELESYSLRDNSPNFVYDIINYRHQLK, encoded by the coding sequence ATGTCAATTCCAATACTGGTCATTACCTTCCTCCTTTCGCTCATTTTATCAAATGTGATCAATCGGATTTTTCCACAAATCCCCCTACCTGCCATTCAGCTCTTTTTCGGAATCCTGTTTGGCATTTTTAATAAAGGTCACCATTTAATCATTGATCCAGAAATCTTCTTAGCCTTTGTCATTGCCCCCCTTAACTTTCGAGAAGGTCAGGAAAGTGATGTCAAAAGCTTTATCCGTTCAAGAGGTTTAGTTCTCTATTTAATCTTACCTGCTGTCATGATTAGCACAATTGTTATGGGTTATGGTATCAAAACCTTACTTCCGGTCGAATTACCATTAGCCCTCTGTTTTGCCATGGGAGCGGCCCTAGCGCCAACCGATGCCGTAGCCTTCCTATCCTTGGCCAAACGCTTCAAATTCCCCAATCGGATAAAAAACACCTTAACTTCTGAGGGTTTGTTGAATGATGCTAGTGCACTTGTTGCTTTTCAGTTTGCACTAACAGCCTTGGTCACAGGCTATTTTTCCCTAGCCGATGCAGGCTTAAATCTACTTTTTTCAATTTTGGGTGGAATTGTTATTGGTTTAATCTTTGCTCTACTCAACAGAATCTTTCTGTCGGTGCTTGAAAAATTTGATGCAGCAGACGTGACTGGTGCGCTTCTGTTAGAATTAACTCTCCCATTTGTCGTTTACTTCATTGCACACATGCTTCATGTCTCAGGTATCATTGCCGTCGTTGTAGCCGGTGTGATGCAAGCAAATCGGATAAAAAAAGTTACCCTCTTTGATGCGCAAGTTGACCGCGTCACAAATATTATCTGGGAAACCATTAATTTTATACTAAATGGTTTAGTCTTCATTATTTTTGGCGTCGAACTAACCCAATTTACTGGGCCCCTTTTAGCTAGTCCAAGTTATAGCAATGTCTACCTACTTTTTATCGTGGTTATTTTGACAGCTTTCCTATTCCTTATAAGATACCTAACAATTATCATTTACTTCTTTTTCAGAAGTCGTAAGTACCACAAAGCTTTTAAAAAATACTTACCTACTGTTAATCTTCTGACTTTTTCAGGAGTTAAAGGGAGTGTTTCTTTAGCCATTATCCTTTTAATTCCGCAGATTGATACTTACAAAAATTCATTGACTTTGTTTACAGTCGGTGCAATTACATTGCTTAGTTTTTTGATTGGCTTACTGGTTCTACCCCACTTAGCGCCTGTTGCTCGGTCGACAGAGAACTATTTAACTAAGATTGATATTTTAACGTCAGTTGTCAAAAAATTAGAGACAGAAGGACAAAAAGCTCAAGCAAATCAAGCTGGATTATACTATGTCTTAGATGCCTATAACCGTCGGATTGAGAATCTAATCTTGGAACAAGAGCCAAATAATGTCAAGGAGGAATTAGCTGAGTTACAACTGCTGATGCTTGCTATTGAAAATGAAGGACTAGAACACGCCTTTCGCCACAAAGATATTACAATTTTTGAGTATCGGATTTATCAAACCTACCTAAAATCAATGGAACGTCAAGTTAACCGAAGTTTTATCTCAAGTTTTAATTATTCCTTTACCATTTTGCTCCGTGTTATTCGACATGTCATTCATGAGATGTGGTCTGTCGGTAGCGACTTGAAATCGAGTTTGACCAGTTTACAAAAAGCTAGAATCCGTTTATCTGAAGAAAATCGGGACCATTTGACGGATTTATATTTAGCTAATATAGAATTAATCCTCGAATCACTGGAAGACTTAGAAGGCTTTTACAATTCGTCATTAGTTAATTTTTTACAGAATCAAAGGATTCAAAATGCTGAATTGATGAAGTCTGGACTTTTTGTTGAGCGGGTGATTGCTAACTTTATCCCAGATTCTAGCGGTGAACGGATTCATGGTTACTATCTGGAACGACAAACGATTCATGAATTTGAAGTTGCTGGTCATATCACAGCTAGAGAAGCACAACAACTTCGTGATGAAGTTAATGAATTAGAAAGCTATTCTCTGCGTGATAATTCACCAAACTTTGTCTACGATATCATAAATTATCGACACCAATTGAAGTAA
- a CDS encoding cold-shock protein has product MAQGTVKWFNAEKGFGFISTENGQDVFAHFSAIQSNGFKSLDEGQKVEFDVEEGQRGPQAVNIVKL; this is encoded by the coding sequence ATGGCACAAGGTACAGTTAAATGGTTTAACGCTGAAAAAGGTTTCGGTTTTATTTCAACTGAAAACGGGCAAGATGTCTTCGCACATTTTTCAGCTATCCAATCTAATGGTTTCAAATCTTTAGATGAAGGACAAAAAGTGGAATTTGATGTTGAAGAAGGTCAACGTGGCCCTCAAGCAGTAAACATCGTTAAATTGTAA
- a CDS encoding CtsR family transcriptional regulator, whose protein sequence is MPSKNTSDSIEEYIKELLEQSGIAEIKRSLLADSFQVVPSQINYVIKTRFTESRGYEVESKRGGGGYIRIAKVHFSDKHQLIGSMNAMLGERVSQQVFTDSIQMLFDENLITEREGNIVLAMATDDVLGEDAPSIRAKMLYRLLRRIDRKGSIND, encoded by the coding sequence ATGCCAAGTAAAAACACATCGGATAGTATTGAAGAGTATATCAAAGAACTTCTGGAGCAATCTGGGATTGCAGAAATTAAACGGTCTTTATTAGCTGACTCTTTTCAGGTTGTACCTAGTCAGATAAATTATGTCATCAAAACGCGCTTTACTGAAAGTCGTGGTTATGAAGTAGAGAGCAAACGCGGTGGCGGCGGTTATATTCGTATTGCCAAGGTGCATTTTTCAGATAAGCACCAATTAATTGGTTCCATGAATGCAATGCTTGGTGAACGCGTTAGCCAACAAGTGTTTACAGATTCGATTCAAATGCTTTTTGATGAAAATCTTATTACTGAGCGAGAAGGAAACATTGTTCTTGCTATGGCGACGGACGATGTATTAGGTGAAGATGCTCCAAGCATCCGTGCAAAGATGTTATATCGTTTGTTACGTCGTATTGATAGAAAGGGAAGCATTAATGATTGA